One Edaphobacter flagellatus genomic region harbors:
- a CDS encoding polysaccharide biosynthesis/export family protein produces MMRLSLLFAHRRLLLLAMVFLFSIFAVEARAQFSGPSISPSTPVNLPIKPTTDPDILYPKNRETRLLAGDVITVHIYGATDYVPQAQVSLDGAIQLPLIGTVSVEGLTLHEAQDRIAQMLVNAGMYRNPQVSIQLIESPNSIVTISGEIHAILPIHGQKRLIDVLSGAGPFPPTASHIITIHRPGIDQPIIVDLGTDPAQSERANVPIFAGDTIIVGRTGGIYVIGAFKNQGFVPLTPNSPLTLMQAASVSGGPSFEGKFNDLRLIRTVGLERKVVHIDIKRVMNGKDPDPVLQADDIVFLPSSLMKSAIKSGGLGTLMGLGSLLVVAARP; encoded by the coding sequence ATGATGAGACTCTCACTTCTCTTCGCGCATCGCCGCCTGTTACTGCTCGCGATGGTGTTTCTATTCTCCATTTTTGCGGTTGAGGCGCGAGCTCAGTTCTCCGGGCCATCTATTAGCCCATCGACGCCGGTCAACCTGCCAATCAAGCCAACAACCGATCCTGACATCCTTTACCCCAAAAACCGGGAAACTCGCCTCTTGGCTGGAGATGTCATCACGGTTCACATCTATGGGGCAACAGACTATGTACCCCAGGCACAGGTAAGCCTCGATGGAGCCATCCAACTCCCGCTGATTGGAACCGTCTCCGTCGAAGGACTAACCCTGCACGAGGCTCAGGATCGCATTGCGCAGATGCTGGTCAACGCGGGTATGTACCGTAATCCTCAGGTCAGCATTCAGTTGATCGAATCGCCAAATTCCATCGTCACAATCAGCGGTGAAATCCATGCCATTCTCCCCATTCACGGACAAAAACGGCTTATCGATGTCCTTTCGGGTGCTGGCCCCTTCCCGCCTACTGCAAGCCACATCATTACCATTCACAGGCCCGGGATCGATCAGCCCATTATCGTCGACCTTGGTACAGACCCAGCTCAAAGTGAACGCGCCAATGTTCCTATCTTCGCCGGAGATACAATCATCGTCGGGCGTACTGGCGGCATCTATGTCATTGGCGCTTTTAAAAATCAGGGATTTGTCCCGTTAACCCCTAATTCTCCACTCACCCTGATGCAGGCCGCCTCCGTCTCCGGCGGGCCATCCTTCGAAGGCAAGTTTAATGATCTGCGTCTGATTCGTACCGTTGGGCTAGAGCGTAAGGTGGTTCATATTGATATCAAGCGTGTCATGAACGGAAAGGATCCTGACCCGGTACTTCAAGCTGATGACATTGTCTTCCTGCCAAGCTCTTTGATGAAGAGCGCCATCAAGTCTGGAGGACTTGGAACACTCATGGGTCTCGGCTCGCTTCTCGTCGTCGCGGCTCGCCCATAA